One part of the Rhizobium rhizogenes genome encodes these proteins:
- a CDS encoding LysR substrate-binding domain-containing protein — translation MQIPIKSILVFHAAARAGSISRAAEELSVTPSAVSQQIQLLEGQLGTTLMARTGRKVTLTEAGERYFSMITAQIEQISDATDSIRGFRSVTTLTIRATPTISNKWLLPRLGSFLEEHPELEVRLDGTNEPTDFSQELVDIELRHGDGRWPGLFVEGLVEEEFLPVCSPNYQGAGKFLPEELQNQRLIHSVKAQAQWNHWFPLAGVTAEKRWRRVLFDRSHMAIDAAVLGIGVALESTLMMERELQDKMLVPAVTDAPRIKLVTQWIVCPHSHLRQRKVMLFLEWMRKQRDEWQARRVV, via the coding sequence ATGCAGATCCCGATAAAATCGATCCTCGTTTTCCACGCCGCGGCAAGGGCGGGCAGCATTTCCCGGGCGGCGGAGGAACTGAGCGTCACACCATCGGCCGTTTCCCAGCAGATCCAGTTACTGGAAGGCCAGCTCGGCACAACCCTGATGGCGCGAACCGGCCGCAAGGTGACGTTGACGGAAGCGGGCGAGCGCTATTTCTCGATGATCACCGCCCAGATCGAACAGATATCAGACGCCACCGACAGTATTCGCGGCTTCCGTTCAGTCACAACGCTGACGATCCGGGCGACGCCGACCATCTCCAACAAATGGCTGCTGCCGCGTCTCGGCTCGTTTCTGGAGGAGCACCCCGAACTGGAAGTGCGCCTCGACGGCACCAACGAGCCGACGGATTTTTCGCAGGAACTCGTCGATATAGAGCTGCGCCATGGCGATGGCCGCTGGCCGGGCCTCTTCGTGGAAGGGCTGGTGGAGGAGGAATTCCTGCCGGTCTGTTCGCCGAATTATCAGGGTGCGGGTAAATTTCTGCCCGAGGAATTGCAGAACCAGCGGCTGATCCATTCGGTGAAGGCGCAGGCGCAATGGAACCACTGGTTCCCTCTGGCCGGCGTCACGGCTGAGAAGCGCTGGCGGCGGGTCCTGTTCGACCGCAGCCACATGGCCATTGATGCCGCCGTTCTCGGCATTGGCGTGGCGCTGGAAAGCACCTTGATGATGGAGCGGGAGCTGCAGGACAAGATGCTGGTGCCAGCCGTGACGGACGCGCCGCGCATCAAGCTCGTCACCCAATGGATCGTCTGCCCGCATTCCCATCTGCGGCAGAGAAAAGTCATGCTGTTTCTGGAGTGGATGCGAAAACAGCGCGACGAGTGGCAAGCCCGCCGCGTTGTCTGA
- a CDS encoding helix-turn-helix domain-containing protein, with product MAESKIAERAFYQPGASSIEGMPTTLQLFHNHPPIMLRPHWHAQVEVNYVMSGSVHYRMGDHELSLDAGQMCIFWGGQPHQMDHSSDDSFYAGAHLPLVHFFRMRLPPTVSSLLMGGATMVSAETDRADAENFGRWFRYVTSGEQAKAQHAVEELLLRVERMFLEPYSVISSAANGKRREDDEGMAPSIGVVRMCDFIAANFLDDIDATEIARAASLHPKYAMNLFRKSTGMTLIKYLTLLRLSRAQAMLMTGKDNILQIAMESGFGSVSAFNKAFRQISGMSPSDFRRDMRATAA from the coding sequence TTGGCGGAAAGTAAGATTGCTGAAAGAGCCTTCTACCAGCCGGGTGCAAGCAGCATCGAAGGCATGCCGACGACGCTGCAGCTTTTTCACAATCATCCGCCCATCATGCTCAGGCCCCACTGGCACGCGCAGGTGGAAGTGAATTACGTGATGTCGGGATCGGTGCATTATCGCATGGGCGATCACGAGCTCTCGCTCGATGCCGGCCAGATGTGCATCTTCTGGGGTGGCCAGCCGCACCAGATGGACCACTCCTCCGACGATTCCTTTTACGCCGGCGCACATCTGCCACTGGTGCACTTCTTCCGCATGCGGCTGCCCCCCACCGTCTCCAGTCTGCTGATGGGTGGTGCTACGATGGTGAGCGCTGAGACCGACCGGGCGGATGCGGAGAATTTTGGCCGCTGGTTCCGTTACGTCACTTCGGGCGAACAGGCAAAAGCCCAGCACGCGGTGGAGGAATTGCTGCTCAGGGTCGAGCGGATGTTCCTTGAACCCTACTCCGTCATATCATCCGCCGCCAATGGCAAACGCAGGGAGGATGACGAGGGCATGGCGCCCTCGATCGGTGTGGTGCGCATGTGCGACTTCATCGCCGCCAATTTTCTCGACGATATCGACGCGACGGAGATTGCCCGCGCCGCCTCGCTGCATCCGAAATATGCGATGAACCTGTTCCGCAAATCCACCGGCATGACGCTGATCAAATATCTGACGCTGCTTCGGCTTTCCCGCGCGCAGGCGATGCTGATGACCGGCAAGGACAATATCCTGCAGATCGCCATGGAAAGCGGCTTCGGCTCCGTCAGCGCCTTCAACAAGGCGTTTCGCCAGATATCAGGCATGTCGCCTTCCGATTTCCGCCGCGACATGCGCGCGACTGCGGCTTAG
- a CDS encoding ABC transporter ATP-binding protein → MAELSLNNVVKRYGALEVIHGANLEVKDGEFVVFVGPSGCGKSTLLRMIAGLEDISGGDIVIGGRTVSDADPADRGIAMVFQSYALYPHMTVAENLSFGLRMNGNPKADTQKRVNRAAEILQINELMQRRPKQLSGGQRQRVAIGRAIVREPQVFLFDEPLSNLDAELRVQMRVEISRLHKQLGTTMIYVTHDQTEAMTLADKIVVLRAGNIEQVGAPLDLYDDPANRFVAGFVGSPKMNFLDATIIGSGADSITLALDSDPAVRLTLPIKERVNEGAKVSLGIRPEHFADAGGGDADLTVHVDVAEHLGNTSYVYARTEGGEQLIIERPESRDVGNRDRLTVGLSARRAFLFDGKGERLR, encoded by the coding sequence ATGGCGGAACTTTCGCTCAACAACGTGGTCAAGCGTTACGGCGCGCTGGAAGTGATCCATGGCGCAAATCTGGAGGTAAAGGACGGGGAGTTCGTCGTTTTCGTCGGCCCCTCCGGCTGCGGCAAGTCCACGCTTCTCAGAATGATCGCCGGGCTGGAAGATATTTCCGGTGGCGATATCGTGATCGGCGGCAGAACGGTCAGCGACGCCGATCCGGCAGATCGCGGCATTGCAATGGTGTTCCAGTCCTATGCGCTTTATCCGCATATGACGGTGGCCGAAAACCTCTCCTTTGGCCTTAGAATGAACGGTAACCCCAAGGCCGATACGCAAAAGCGGGTCAACCGCGCCGCCGAAATTCTGCAGATCAACGAGTTGATGCAGCGCCGTCCGAAGCAGCTGTCCGGCGGCCAGCGCCAGCGCGTCGCCATCGGCCGCGCCATCGTGCGCGAACCGCAGGTATTCCTGTTCGACGAGCCGCTGTCCAATCTCGATGCGGAGTTGCGGGTGCAGATGCGCGTGGAAATCTCCCGCCTGCACAAGCAGCTCGGCACCACGATGATCTATGTGACGCATGACCAGACCGAGGCGATGACGCTCGCCGACAAGATCGTCGTGCTGCGGGCGGGCAATATCGAGCAGGTCGGCGCGCCGCTCGATCTCTATGACGATCCCGCCAACCGCTTCGTTGCCGGTTTCGTCGGTTCGCCGAAGATGAATTTTCTCGACGCCACCATCATCGGCAGCGGCGCCGACAGCATCACGCTCGCTCTCGACAGCGATCCTGCGGTGCGGCTGACTTTGCCGATAAAGGAACGCGTCAACGAGGGGGCCAAGGTCTCGCTTGGCATCCGGCCGGAGCATTTTGCCGATGCGGGCGGGGGCGATGCCGATCTCACCGTGCATGTCGATGTCGCCGAACATCTCGGCAATACCAGCTATGTCTATGCCCGAACCGAAGGCGGCGAGCAGCTGATCATCGAACGGCCGGAATCGCGCGATGTCGGCAATCGCGACCGGCTGACGGTCGGCCTTTCCGCCCGCCGGGCTTTCCTTTTCGACGGCAAGGGCGAACGCCTGCGCTGA
- a CDS encoding helix-turn-helix domain-containing protein: protein MAKIKSRQPSGLTHDEHERSLKLIDGTNEPVLALCRVYPTGHRTPPHSHSRVQIWCARQGVVLVSTADGRWMIPPGHGLLIPAGLQHEAETISTVEMHSIYVHPDLFHAGAPRVVEITDLASSLISELLGEEHQPTAFHRQGLVRALLLDEVNCLPERPLGLPFPDNQRLAALCRDFLKKPVARVEIDDWAAAMGISRRSFTRLFRKELGLSFVTWRQQACIFASLPRLAAGEAVTNVALDAGYENIPAFTTMFRRMLGSSPRAYRQAARQRGGAFSDLEDIGD, encoded by the coding sequence ATGGCAAAAATCAAATCGCGGCAGCCTTCAGGACTGACGCATGACGAGCATGAACGCAGTCTGAAATTGATCGACGGCACCAATGAGCCGGTGCTGGCGCTTTGCCGCGTTTACCCCACCGGGCACCGGACGCCGCCCCACAGCCATAGCCGCGTGCAGATCTGGTGCGCCCGTCAGGGTGTCGTGCTTGTCAGCACTGCGGATGGTCGCTGGATGATACCGCCCGGTCATGGGTTGCTCATACCCGCCGGGCTGCAACATGAGGCGGAAACCATCTCGACGGTGGAGATGCATTCGATCTACGTCCATCCGGACCTGTTTCATGCGGGCGCACCGCGCGTGGTGGAAATAACCGATCTCGCCTCCAGCCTGATTTCGGAATTGCTGGGTGAAGAACACCAGCCGACGGCTTTTCACCGGCAGGGCCTTGTGCGGGCGCTGTTGCTGGACGAGGTCAACTGCCTGCCGGAAAGGCCGCTCGGACTGCCTTTTCCCGATAATCAGCGTCTGGCGGCGCTGTGCCGTGATTTCCTGAAAAAGCCGGTGGCGCGGGTGGAGATCGATGACTGGGCGGCGGCCATGGGCATCAGCCGCCGCTCGTTTACGCGGCTGTTCCGCAAGGAACTGGGGTTGAGTTTCGTCACCTGGCGCCAGCAGGCCTGTATCTTCGCCTCGCTGCCGCGGCTGGCGGCGGGGGAAGCGGTGACCAATGTCGCGCTGGATGCCGGTTATGAAAACATCCCGGCTTTCACCACCATGTTCCGGCGAATGCTGGGCAGTTCACCAAGGGCCTATCGGCAGGCGGCGCGGCAGCGCGGAGGAGCTTTTTCCGACTTGGAAGATATAGGAGACTAG
- a CDS encoding carbohydrate ABC transporter permease: MPSRNRIAYAFLAPYLLIFATFWVWPIISSFMLSFQNTRINPWRFAPSMNWGRLVSDPAFYNALYNTLIILVIQVPVMIALATVMAVLLNSPLLKARPLYRFAFFAPVVVGEVAYAAVFRLMFSADFGIINKLITSVGLSPISWFDNANAAMALVIIAVTWRWAGYNAIIILAGLQSIPGDVYEAATLDKVSKRQQFFYITLPLLKPIILFCVVLSVIGTMQLFAEPFLITNRGGPGGGTETLGLFLYRQGFTSLNFGYASAIAYTMAALAIAISLLNLWVGREPK; encoded by the coding sequence ATGCCGTCCAGGAACAGGATCGCCTATGCGTTCCTTGCGCCCTATCTCCTGATTTTCGCCACCTTCTGGGTCTGGCCGATCATCAGCTCGTTCATGCTGTCGTTCCAGAACACGCGGATCAATCCGTGGCGGTTTGCGCCTTCCATGAACTGGGGGCGGCTGGTTTCCGATCCGGCCTTTTATAATGCGCTTTATAATACGCTGATCATTCTGGTCATTCAGGTGCCCGTGATGATCGCGCTCGCCACCGTCATGGCGGTGCTGTTGAATTCGCCGCTCCTGAAGGCGCGGCCGCTTTATCGTTTTGCCTTTTTTGCGCCTGTCGTCGTTGGCGAGGTGGCCTATGCGGCTGTCTTCCGGCTGATGTTCAGCGCCGATTTCGGCATCATCAACAAGCTCATCACCTCCGTCGGGCTTTCGCCCATCTCGTGGTTCGACAATGCCAATGCGGCCATGGCGCTGGTCATCATTGCCGTGACATGGCGCTGGGCGGGGTATAACGCCATCATCATTCTGGCCGGGCTGCAATCCATCCCCGGCGATGTCTATGAAGCGGCGACGCTGGACAAGGTGAGCAAGCGCCAGCAGTTTTTTTATATCACCCTGCCGTTGCTTAAACCCATCATCCTGTTCTGCGTTGTCCTGTCGGTCATCGGCACCATGCAGCTGTTTGCAGAGCCATTTCTCATCACCAACAGGGGCGGGCCGGGCGGCGGCACGGAGACGCTGGGGCTGTTCCTTTATCGCCAGGGCTTCACCTCGCTCAATTTCGGTTATGCCTCGGCCATTGCCTACACCATGGCGGCGCTCGCCATCGCCATTTCACTCCTCAATCTCTGGGTCGGGAGGGAGCCGAAATGA
- a CDS encoding aldo/keto reductase, whose protein sequence is MTTVQPIRWGIIGPGTIARTFADGIAHSRTGRLEAIATRNPDKPGLAEAFAGARIIKGYDALLADPAIDAVYIATPHTGHAEWAIKAIRAGKNVLVEKPIALSAYDADAIFHEAKKAGVFAGEAYMYRLHPQTAKLLELVKARAVGDIRIIRSSFGFNMGSFRADHRLFANETAGGGILDVGGYPVSMVRMIAGAVDGKPFAEPEKVAGAAHLGQSGVDEWASAVLKFANGIVAEVSCSIMAAQDNVLRIIGSEGRIEVKDFWFAAGHKGGTGRIDIIRGDKVKTMELPEDRWLYSFEVDAAGEAIRQGRHEFAAPGMAWADSLGNLRVMDQWRASVGLEYSIEKATSRIGNIAGGKVVAGNSVPKRQIPGLAKPASVVALGFEFFPNFASASLTLDAFYEAGGNLFDTAYVYGAGRTEAIFGDWHTSRNVPREEIVLIGKGAHSPLCYPDMITKQLDQSLERLKTDYVDAYFMHRDNPDVPVGEFVDAMDAEVRRGRIRGIFGGSNWTRERMDEAAAYAQKNGKQAPGALSNNFSLAEMLDPIWAGCVAASDDEWKAWLRSRQIPNFAWSSQGRGFFTDRAGRDKHDDEEIVRVWYSDRNFVRRDRAIELAQKLGRHPIHIALAYVIAQPFPVIPLIGPRTIAELEDSLSALDIALTPEQVKWLEA, encoded by the coding sequence ATGACGACCGTACAACCGATCCGCTGGGGCATCATCGGCCCGGGCACCATCGCCAGAACCTTTGCTGACGGTATTGCCCATTCCCGCACCGGCAGGTTAGAGGCCATCGCCACCCGCAATCCGGACAAGCCCGGCCTTGCAGAAGCTTTTGCCGGCGCGCGCATTATCAAGGGTTACGATGCCCTGCTTGCCGATCCCGCTATCGATGCCGTCTATATCGCCACGCCCCATACCGGCCATGCCGAATGGGCGATCAAGGCGATCCGGGCCGGCAAAAACGTGCTGGTGGAAAAACCCATCGCGCTCTCGGCCTATGATGCCGACGCCATTTTCCACGAGGCGAAAAAGGCAGGCGTTTTCGCCGGCGAGGCCTATATGTACCGCCTGCATCCGCAGACGGCGAAATTGCTGGAACTGGTGAAAGCCCGGGCGGTGGGCGATATCCGCATCATCCGCTCCAGCTTCGGTTTCAACATGGGTTCGTTCCGGGCCGATCACCGGCTGTTCGCCAATGAAACGGCGGGCGGCGGCATTCTCGATGTCGGCGGTTATCCGGTTTCCATGGTGCGGATGATCGCCGGTGCCGTGGACGGAAAACCCTTTGCCGAGCCGGAAAAGGTTGCGGGTGCGGCGCATCTCGGCCAGTCGGGCGTTGATGAATGGGCCTCGGCCGTGCTGAAATTCGCAAACGGCATCGTCGCCGAGGTCTCGTGCTCGATCATGGCGGCGCAGGACAATGTGCTGCGCATCATCGGCTCGGAAGGGCGCATCGAGGTCAAGGATTTCTGGTTCGCCGCCGGCCACAAGGGCGGCACCGGCCGGATCGATATCATCAGGGGCGACAAGGTCAAAACCATGGAATTGCCGGAGGATCGCTGGCTTTATTCCTTCGAGGTCGATGCAGCGGGTGAGGCAATCCGCCAGGGCAGACATGAATTCGCGGCACCTGGCATGGCCTGGGCCGACAGCCTCGGCAATCTGCGTGTCATGGACCAGTGGCGGGCTTCCGTCGGGCTGGAATACAGCATCGAAAAGGCGACATCGCGCATCGGAAATATCGCCGGTGGCAAGGTCGTCGCCGGAAATTCGGTTCCCAAGCGGCAGATACCGGGCCTTGCCAAGCCCGCTTCCGTGGTCGCGCTCGGTTTCGAATTCTTCCCCAACTTTGCCTCCGCATCCCTGACGCTCGATGCCTTTTACGAGGCCGGCGGCAATCTCTTCGATACGGCCTATGTCTACGGCGCTGGCAGGACCGAGGCGATTTTCGGCGACTGGCACACCAGCCGCAATGTGCCGCGTGAAGAGATCGTGCTGATCGGCAAGGGTGCGCATTCGCCGCTCTGCTATCCCGATATGATTACCAAACAGCTCGATCAGTCGCTGGAGCGGCTGAAGACGGATTATGTCGATGCCTATTTCATGCATCGCGATAATCCCGACGTGCCGGTCGGTGAATTTGTCGATGCCATGGATGCCGAAGTCCGGCGCGGCCGCATTCGCGGCATTTTCGGCGGCTCGAACTGGACGCGCGAGCGCATGGACGAAGCCGCGGCTTATGCGCAGAAGAACGGCAAGCAGGCGCCCGGCGCGCTTTCCAACAATTTCTCGCTTGCCGAAATGCTCGATCCCATCTGGGCAGGCTGCGTGGCGGCATCAGACGACGAGTGGAAGGCCTGGCTGCGATCGCGCCAGATCCCCAATTTCGCCTGGTCCAGCCAGGGGCGCGGTTTCTTCACCGACCGGGCAGGGCGCGACAAGCATGACGATGAGGAAATCGTCCGCGTCTGGTATTCCGACCGCAACTTCGTCCGCCGCGACCGGGCGATCGAGCTTGCGCAGAAACTCGGCCGCCACCCGATCCACATTGCGCTCGCTTATGTCATCGCCCAGCCTTTCCCGGTCATCCCGCTGATCGGGCCGCGCACGATTGCGGAGCTGGAGGATAGTCTTTCGGCGCTGGATATCGCGCTGACGCCCGAACAGGTGAAGTGGCTGGAGGCGTGA
- a CDS encoding sugar ABC transporter substrate-binding protein, with protein MCLKFLGASTAMLLLAAPAFAQTETVTIWSWNVAASALKSTVEGFNKQNPDIKIVVEDLGNNQVFDKTLAACAAGGDGLPDIVTIENFEAELFWSRFPDCFANLTELGYTPEKQALFPDFKRTELEVDGVAYAVPWDSGPVAVFYRRDFYEKAGVDPATIKSWDDFIAAGKKVMAANPGTVMAQADFNGDSEWFRMIANEQGCGYFSTDGQNITINQPACVATLEKVKEMKDAGIITAAIWDEKIQANTAGKAASQMYGAWYEGTVRSGSPDLSGKWGVYLMPSLTADGPHAANLGGSSLAISSTSQHKEAAWKYIDYALTTNEGQVTMLKSFGLVPSLLSAIDDPFVKEKQAYWGGQAVWTDILATLPKIVPSRGTAFQSDADAIYKATQTKYFAGGYPDAKAALDDAAKQIETATGLPLAQ; from the coding sequence ATGTGCTTGAAATTTCTTGGCGCGTCTACGGCCATGCTGCTTCTCGCAGCCCCGGCTTTCGCGCAAACAGAAACCGTCACCATCTGGAGCTGGAACGTCGCGGCTTCCGCGCTGAAATCCACGGTAGAGGGCTTCAACAAGCAGAATCCGGATATCAAGATCGTCGTTGAAGACCTTGGAAACAATCAGGTTTTTGACAAGACGCTGGCTGCCTGCGCAGCCGGGGGCGATGGTCTTCCTGATATCGTCACCATTGAAAATTTCGAGGCGGAACTGTTCTGGAGTCGTTTTCCCGATTGTTTCGCCAATCTGACCGAGCTTGGCTATACGCCTGAGAAACAGGCGCTTTTCCCTGATTTCAAGCGCACGGAACTGGAGGTTGACGGCGTCGCCTATGCGGTTCCGTGGGATTCCGGTCCGGTGGCGGTATTTTATCGCCGCGACTTCTATGAGAAGGCAGGCGTCGATCCGGCCACCATCAAAAGCTGGGATGATTTCATCGCCGCCGGCAAGAAGGTCATGGCCGCCAATCCCGGCACCGTCATGGCGCAGGCCGATTTTAACGGCGATAGCGAATGGTTTCGCATGATCGCCAATGAGCAGGGATGCGGTTACTTTTCGACCGATGGCCAGAACATCACCATCAATCAGCCCGCCTGTGTCGCCACCCTTGAAAAGGTCAAGGAGATGAAAGACGCCGGCATCATCACGGCGGCGATCTGGGATGAGAAAATCCAGGCCAATACGGCCGGCAAGGCCGCCAGCCAGATGTATGGCGCCTGGTATGAAGGTACGGTTCGTTCCGGCTCTCCTGATCTTTCCGGCAAATGGGGCGTCTATCTGATGCCGAGCCTGACGGCGGATGGTCCGCATGCGGCCAATCTCGGCGGTTCGTCGCTGGCGATCAGCTCGACGTCTCAGCACAAGGAGGCGGCGTGGAAATATATCGATTACGCGCTGACTACCAATGAAGGTCAGGTGACGATGCTGAAATCCTTCGGCCTCGTTCCCTCACTGCTGTCTGCCATCGACGATCCTTTCGTCAAGGAAAAGCAGGCCTATTGGGGCGGGCAGGCGGTGTGGACCGATATTCTGGCCACCCTGCCGAAGATCGTGCCGAGCCGCGGCACGGCGTTCCAGTCGGATGCGGATGCGATCTACAAGGCGACGCAGACGAAATATTTCGCCGGCGGGTATCCCGATGCGAAAGCAGCGCTTGATGATGCGGCCAAGCAGATCGAAACGGCGACGGGGCTGCCCCTCGCGCAGTAA
- a CDS encoding MFS transporter produces the protein MATVTSAGNSFNPQRTAFSIIAAASFCHMLNDIMQSLLTSLYPLLKANYALDFMQIGLLTFAFQVTASLLQPVVGMVTDRWPMPFSLPVAMLSTCAGLITLAFAHSFEVLVIGACLIGIGSAIFHPEASRVARLASGGRHGLAQSFFQVGGNTGTAIGPLLAAFIVIPLGQTSLSWFSLIALVGFGVLSWVGVWYTRHRRATVGKAPASRTLPLARGTVMMTLLVLVVLTATKNAYLASLSSYFTFYTIDKFGLGVQDAQVLLFLFLGASALGVFFGGPIGDRFGSRVVIWFSILGVIPFALLLPYANLFWTAILVVVIGFVFSSAFSAIVVFAQELVPGRVGLIAGMFFGFAFGFGGIGAAVLGVYADKEGIEFVYRICSYMPLLGLLTVFLPKLPSHR, from the coding sequence ATGGCCACTGTTACCAGCGCCGGCAACAGCTTCAATCCGCAACGCACGGCGTTTTCGATCATCGCAGCCGCCAGCTTCTGCCACATGCTGAACGACATCATGCAATCGCTGCTGACGTCGCTTTATCCGCTGCTGAAGGCGAATTACGCGCTCGATTTCATGCAGATCGGCCTGCTTACCTTCGCCTTTCAGGTCACCGCCTCGCTGCTGCAGCCGGTTGTCGGCATGGTGACGGACCGCTGGCCCATGCCGTTCTCCCTGCCCGTCGCCATGCTGTCCACCTGCGCCGGCCTCATCACGCTTGCTTTTGCCCATAGTTTCGAGGTTCTGGTGATCGGCGCCTGCCTCATCGGCATCGGTTCGGCGATCTTCCATCCGGAAGCCTCCCGCGTTGCGCGTCTCGCATCCGGCGGCCGTCATGGTCTGGCGCAATCCTTCTTCCAGGTGGGTGGCAATACCGGCACGGCCATCGGCCCGCTGCTCGCCGCCTTCATCGTCATCCCGCTCGGCCAGACGAGCCTCAGCTGGTTCTCGCTGATCGCGCTCGTCGGTTTTGGTGTGCTTTCCTGGGTTGGCGTCTGGTACACCCGCCACCGCCGTGCAACGGTCGGCAAGGCGCCGGCCAGCCGCACGCTTCCCCTTGCGCGTGGCACTGTCATGATGACGCTTCTGGTGCTGGTGGTTCTGACCGCCACCAAGAATGCCTATCTCGCCAGCCTGTCCAGCTACTTCACCTTCTACACCATCGACAAGTTCGGTCTTGGTGTTCAGGACGCGCAGGTTCTGCTGTTCCTCTTCCTCGGCGCTTCGGCACTGGGCGTGTTCTTCGGCGGCCCGATCGGCGACCGTTTCGGCTCACGCGTCGTCATCTGGTTCTCGATCCTCGGCGTCATTCCCTTCGCGCTGCTGCTGCCCTATGCGAACCTGTTCTGGACGGCCATTCTCGTCGTCGTCATCGGCTTCGTGTTCTCCTCCGCCTTCTCGGCCATCGTCGTGTTCGCGCAGGAACTGGTGCCGGGCCGCGTCGGTCTCATCGCCGGCATGTTCTTCGGTTTCGCCTTCGGTTTCGGCGGCATCGGCGCTGCGGTTCTGGGTGTTTATGCGGATAAGGAAGGCATCGAATTCGTCTATCGCATCTGCTCCTACATGCCGCTGCTCGGCCTGCTCACGGTGTTCCTGCCGAAACTGCCGAGCCACCGCTAA
- a CDS encoding carbohydrate ABC transporter permease encodes MRSKSRSLFWQKIALHAALTPLAIIWLFPLWMMFVFSTMPDYGIFSPDIVLVPSTNFVENFNNLQADTNFLRAMFISITVAVIYTVLSVLLTSMAGWALARYRFAGRGVVIAIILGTITLPFAVVVIPQFIMVAREFKLANTWVALIVPPLFNSLGVLFMRQSFSMMPTELFDAARVEGVKEWQIFLRIALPLARPTMAALSIILFLASWNNYLWPLLINSRPGMMTAPVALGTLIGLTKVSWGGIMAGAVLLTAPILVVFVALQRHFIAGISAGAVK; translated from the coding sequence ATGAGATCGAAATCGAGATCGCTTTTCTGGCAGAAGATCGCGCTGCATGCGGCGCTGACGCCGCTTGCCATCATCTGGCTGTTTCCGCTGTGGATGATGTTCGTGTTCTCGACCATGCCGGATTACGGCATTTTCAGCCCGGACATTGTTCTGGTGCCATCCACCAATTTCGTCGAGAATTTCAACAATCTGCAGGCGGATACCAATTTCCTCAGGGCCATGTTCATCTCGATCACCGTCGCCGTCATTTACACCGTGCTTTCGGTGTTGCTGACGTCGATGGCCGGCTGGGCGCTGGCGCGTTACCGTTTTGCCGGACGCGGGGTGGTGATCGCCATCATTCTCGGCACCATCACTTTGCCTTTTGCCGTCGTTGTCATTCCGCAATTCATCATGGTGGCGCGGGAGTTCAAGCTCGCCAACACCTGGGTGGCGCTGATCGTGCCGCCGCTGTTCAACTCGCTTGGCGTGCTGTTCATGCGGCAATCCTTCTCGATGATGCCGACCGAGCTTTTCGATGCGGCACGGGTGGAGGGCGTCAAGGAATGGCAGATCTTCCTGCGCATCGCCCTGCCGCTGGCGCGACCCACCATGGCGGCGCTGTCGATCATTCTCTTCCTGGCCTCGTGGAACAATTACCTCTGGCCGCTTCTCATCAATTCCCGCCCAGGAATGATGACCGCACCCGTGGCGCTTGGCACCCTCATCGGGCTGACCAAAGTGTCATGGGGCGGCATCATGGCCGGCGCGGTGCTGCTCACCGCACCCATTCTCGTGGTTTTCGTGGCTTTGCAGCGTCACTTCATCGCCGGCATTTCCGCCGGGGCAGTCAAGTAA